The Longimicrobiales bacterium nucleotide sequence CGACGTCCTGGAGCTGCTTCACGCGATCAACCGTCCGCGCGGCTTCCGTCTGTATCCGAACGACCGGCGGCACACCTACGGGAGGGTCCTTGAGAACCCAGAACTTGCCACCCTGGGCCGGGCCATTCTGGGCAGCGTGACCGACAAGGTCGTCCGTGGCTCCCATGTGCCGCTCCTGATCTATCGGCCTCCAATTTCAGAAACGACGTCCTCCGAGCTATAGCCGAGGGGCGTCTCGAGACCTAGCCTGACGGGGACGGTTCCTGCCGCGCGCAGGAACCCGCACCCTGGAGGCTTTTGTGACAGGTCGAAACGTATTCCTCGGTATAGCCGTATTCCTGTTGTTTGTCGCTCCGACAGGTGCACAACAATCACCCCAGACCCAGACCGACGACTACACGCGTTACGAGCTTCTAGAGCCAGGCAGCGCCGGATTTCGAATCATCTATGACGTCACGGCCACAACAGCCGGAGCCCGTTTCTACTACAACAGCATCCGAGCCGGGGCCGAAGAGGAAGTCCACAGTGTCACGGATCTCCACAGTGGAGATCCCCTCGAGTGGGGAGTTGTGGACGGAGCACACGCTCGAGCCAACGGACACCCGCGCGCCGGCCTCGAAGGCCGCTACATCAAGGTGACCCTCGCCCGCCCCGTGCCAGAAGGCGGTCAGGGCCGCGTTCGCATCGATAAGACCTATTGGGACCACGAGTCCTATTTCGAGGAGGACGGCACGATCGTCTTCGATCGGTCTTTAGGCATCCGTCGGAACGCAGTAGTGCTCCCCCAGGGCTACGAGTTGGTTAGCGCCAACTATCCCGTGCAGGTGGATGCTGAAGAAGACACGCGCCTACGCATCAGCTTCATGAATCCAGGGCCTGGAGGTGTGCCGCTCCAGATCAGGGCGCAACCCCTCCCAGCGGGTACGGCCCGTCCCACTCGCGAAGCACGAAGCGGCGAACGTGTACCCACCACGGGAGGCGGGTCGCCCACGCGTGCTCGCGTCGACTACGTGGTATCGGAACGAGCCTTCCAGGACAGGGACATCACGTATTTCCTCCAGCAGCCTGAGACCCACTCGTTCCGGCTCTTCCACGACTACACCGAGTCGCGCCTCGGGATGGACCGATACATCAACATCGTACGGACCGGGAGTTCGGCATCGGACCCTGAGGCTTATAACCTGGACACGGGCGCACGTCTCGAGGTGGAACAGCTCAAGGGGGCAGCAATCACTGCTAGGGGCGTGGACATCGGCAGCGCACCAACTGCGGATACGGAAGTGGTGGCCATCTGGTTCGACCCCGTCCCGGAAGGTGCCTCTGTTCGGCTGAGAATCTGGGAGACGTACACCGACGCCGGCCGTTATGTCTTGAATGGCGGCCAGTTCGTGTGGGATCGAAATTTCGGGCGCCCGAGAAACACCGTCGTGCTCCCAGACGGATGGTATCTGACGGCCAATTCGATCCCGGGAGTCATAGACCGGACGGCCGACGGCAACGTCCGAATCCGCTACACCAACCCACGGCCGGACGGCATCCAGGTCTTTGTGAAAGGCCAGCGTCGCTAACGCTTCGGTTTAGCCGCCCCGCGCCACGAGTGCGCAGAAGCTCGCGCCTATTCCTCGACACCGGTCAGCCAGGCTTCCGCCTTGGGAATGGACTCGAAGATCTGCATATGAATGCCGTGCCTTTCGATAAATAAGGCAAACATGCGGTTAACTCCGTAGTACAGGCCTGGGTCAGCCACGACTGCACACTTGCCGCCCACCGCTTCAGGGACATAAGTCAGAGGGTCGGCCACCGGCAGTCAAAGTTGAACGTCGTAGATGCCGTACGCGTCCGCCTCTTGCAAGGACGGAGCTGTCAGCCCTCTGGCATGTTTGCCCGACCGTTAATTGCTCATATTCTCATGCTAATAGCCTCCATTGAGAACCGACCCCACCGGATGATTCTCTCAAAAACTGCCGTCTACGCACTCAAGGCGACGCTGTATCTCGCTGAGCAAGCATACGGAGAGCCCGTGCGAGTTGACGATATTTCGGCTGCCTTGGACGTCCCGCGGAACTACCTCTCCAAGATTCTGCACGTTCTGGCGCGCGGTAACGTGCTGGATTCGACTCGAGGCCCCAAGGGTGACTTCCACCTGGCCCGGCGGCCTGAAGAGATGACCCTCGAAGACGTTATTGAACATTTTGACCACCTCGTTAGCGGTTCTGCATGCCTATTGGGTCGCAGCGAATGCAGCGATACGAACCCGTGCGCCGCGCACGACCGATGGAAGAGCACTTCGGTCGCGGTCCGCACCTTTTTTCGTGAAACAACAGTTGCGAACCTCGCCCATACGGGAGTACTGCCAGCCTAGCCTATCGCAGCTTAGTCGGGCATAGCCCGCGCAACCCTCCTTTTTCGCGGATACGGTGCATTTGAAGAAGAAGCGTCATATCGCCTACTGACCCGTCCCGGCCGCAAGCCGATTGAGGGAACGTTTTGAGAGCACCTGCGGATTCATCTGTCGAAACCAAGAGCCCCAGAATGACACAAACCACATCTCGTGCGTTACAAGTCGCCCTCGTCCTGACGGCACTGGCCTTCACGATTCCGTCCAATGCCGAGGCCCAACGGAGAGGCAGGGACGACGGTGAAGACAAGCTCCCTTGGCCCTCGGTGATGGCTGGGGTGACGATCGGCTATGACGACAGGTCGGCCGCTGAGCTCCTAGGCGCACAGCTCAGGCTCCCTGTGCTACGCAACGGTATGGTCGAGCTCGTGCCCAGCGTCAGCGCGACGTTCGCCAACGGCCTCAAAGAGTACCAGTACAATGCCGACCTCGTATTCGTGACAGGAGGCCGCTCTGGTGGTTTGTACGTGGGCGGCGGCATCGCACAGCGAAACACCATTCTTACCGACAATCCTTCCGACCCTCGTGAGACGCTGACAGGGTACAATCTCGTCGCAGGCCTGAAGGGCGGAGGGAACGGCGACCTAATCGGTGTTCAGATCGAGTCTCGGTGGAGCTTCTTCGATGAGCTCCCCTTCGATCCGCGCGCGATCACGCTAGGTGTCAACTTCGCCCTCACGGGGCGGAACCCAGATGGAGCGCCCAGGCGCTGATTATTCGGAGGGGGTGGGTCCTGCTTGGATTAGTCGCCCTCTCGGCCTGTTCCTCATCGACCGGGCTGGGCCTGGAACCATCATCCGAGATTGATCTCGAAGTGGAGTGGGTCGCAGTGGCTGAGGGGCTCGAGGCTCCCGTCTACGCGGTGTCTCCTCCGGGTGACCCCCGCCTGTTCGTTATAGAACAACCTGGCCGCATCCGAGTGATACGAGATGGGTCCCTGGTCTCGGTCCCATTTCTCGACATCACAGACCGAGTTGGCTACGGCGGCGAGCGGGGCCTCCTGGGACTCGCGTTCGATCCAGATTACCGGGCGACTGGGCGGTTCTGGGTGTACTACACGAACACCGCTGGGAATACAGTCCTCGAGGAGTACCGCGATGTGGACCGGAGTGATCGGGCGGACCCTTCCAGCGGGAAGTTCTACCTTGAGATCGAGCAGCCATTCTCGAACCACAACGGAGGACAACTCGAATTCGGGCCCGACGGGATGCTCTACGTTGGGGTCGGAGATGGAGGTGGAGCGGGAGACCCCGATGAGAACGGCCAAGATCCCGCCACCCTACTCGGTTCGATTCTCCGCTTAGACGTACTGGACCGGCTCGGCCCTCCTTATGAGATCCCCTCGGACAACCCGTTCGTCGGTGACACCTCCCGCCGAGCCGAGGTTTGGCACTATGGGCTCCGGAATCCATGGAGATTCTCGTTCGATACAAACTCCGGCGGGCACATGTACGTCGCGGATGTTGGGCAGAACCGGTGGGAAGAGATCAACGTCGTGTCCATCGCGGTGCCGGCGCACAACTTCGGATGGAATACCATGGAGGGCTCGGAGTGCTTCGGTGGTGCCTCCTGTGAAGGAGAAGGGTTCACCTTCCCCCTAGCAGTCTACAGTCACGGCGACGGATGCTCCGTGACGGGCGGCTACGTCTACCGCGGGCTCGAGATCCCCGACCTACTCGGGAGGTACGTGTACTCCGACTACTGCGGAGGCTGGCTCCGGTCGTTCAGGTTGGGGACGAACGGCCAGGCAACCGATCCGCTGCTCCTGGTCGAGGAGCGGGCAGGCGCAGTGACGTCTCTTGGCGAGGACGCGCGGGGGGAGATCTACGCCACCCTACTGGATGGGCGGGTGCTCCGTCTGACCCTGAAGAAGTAGCCGAGGTGCTGGAGATGAGAGCTGACCGCCGAGTCTTTCAGGCCCGCGCTTACGTACTGCCCTTCGTCAGTTACTCTCAGGCATCGAGTGCGGGTTCGCAGGCTTCTTGGTGAGGATCACATAGTCGCCTAACCCATCGTGCTCGTCGTCGTCCCAGGCGTCGATGTCCTCGACAGCCTCCATGACGATCGAGAGCACCCTAGTCCCCGGCCTATAATCCTCGATGCGCTCGGGAATTCCTGTCCCCCGCGCGACGTGGAAGGACCCGGCCATGTGGAGAACGAGTGATCCCGGGTGTTCGGATAACGCACTCGTGACACGGTGACCCATCGCGGCATCCCAGAGCGCTTGGGAGTAGATCACGTTGGGGCTCATCCCGTAGGCGTGTTGCTCCCGTTCTCCTTCCTCGTCTTCCGCAGGCTCGTCCTCTCCTGCGACGGACATAGGCTCCGAAGCCGGCTCGGCCGCCGCCATCGAGTCCATTTGCGCCCGCATTTCTTCCATCGAAGCGGCCATGACGGCGTCCCATTGGGCCCGATATACATCCGAAGGGCCTGGATACGGGAGCGGCGGGAGAAATTGCGTCGCGGAAGCGGGCAGGTCCGATAGGGATTCGGGCCCCTCACGGGAAACCCGGTTCACATACCGTCGGGGAGCATTCGCCGCGACCACTGGCAAGCCATGGGCTCGCGCGATCTCCACCATGGGGCGGTACCTGGCTTCATAGTCCGGCCACGGGCGCGCACTGCTCATGAAGTGGTCCTCCGAGATCAGGCCGTCCAGATATTCGTCCACGATGTACTGGACGTCATGCTCAAACATCTCCATGGAAAGAACAACCAAACGTTCGGCCTGCACCCGCTGGAACGCCGCTCCCAAAAGCGACGCCTGGAAGCCATGCCCGATCAGGTCGTCGTGCTGTTCCCCTACCAAAACGACGTCGAAGGACTCGATCTCGGCGAGGATGTCAGCGAACGACGCGAGGTCTCCGTCACGTTCGTAGACACGGAAGTCCGCACCTTCCACCGGAGCGCTCCGCGTGCCTTCGGGGTGCTGACCCTGAAGGGATGGCGCCGCCACGAGAGTCACGGCGAAAAAAGTCAGGACCGACACTGGAAGTTGGGTTCTTTTTGACATCTCAAAAGCTAACGATGCGTGACGCGGTGCCAACGCTCCACCACCGTGCGCTGCGTAGCTCGCTAGGGCGACTTAGAATCCAACCACGTCGGCAGGCCACAACGAAGTCGACCGTCCATAACTGGAGGTACGTCATGATCTGGATCTGGGGCACCCTGGGCGGATTCCTGATATTGGTCGTGTTGTACGACCTGATCCAGACCAAACACGCGATCCTCCGGAATTTCCCGATCATCGGGCACTTTCGGTATGTCCTGGAGTCGGTCGGGCCCGAGCTCCGGCAATACATCGTCACCGCGAATGACGAAGAATTGCCGTTCTCCCGAGATCAACGGCGTTGGGTCTACGCGTCG carries:
- a CDS encoding ChaN family lipoprotein; the encoded protein is MSVLTFFAVTLVAAPSLQGQHPEGTRSAPVEGADFRVYERDGDLASFADILAEIESFDVVLVGEQHDDLIGHGFQASLLGAAFQRVQAERLVVLSMEMFEHDVQYIVDEYLDGLISEDHFMSSARPWPDYEARYRPMVEIARAHGLPVVAANAPRRYVNRVSREGPESLSDLPASATQFLPPLPYPGPSDVYRAQWDAVMAASMEEMRAQMDSMAAAEPASEPMSVAGEDEPAEDEEGEREQHAYGMSPNVIYSQALWDAAMGHRVTSALSEHPGSLVLHMAGSFHVARGTGIPERIEDYRPGTRVLSIVMEAVEDIDAWDDDEHDGLGDYVILTKKPANPHSMPESN
- a CDS encoding PQQ-dependent sugar dehydrogenase; translated protein: MEWVAVAEGLEAPVYAVSPPGDPRLFVIEQPGRIRVIRDGSLVSVPFLDITDRVGYGGERGLLGLAFDPDYRATGRFWVYYTNTAGNTVLEEYRDVDRSDRADPSSGKFYLEIEQPFSNHNGGQLEFGPDGMLYVGVGDGGGAGDPDENGQDPATLLGSILRLDVLDRLGPPYEIPSDNPFVGDTSRRAEVWHYGLRNPWRFSFDTNSGGHMYVADVGQNRWEEINVVSIAVPAHNFGWNTMEGSECFGGASCEGEGFTFPLAVYSHGDGCSVTGGYVYRGLEIPDLLGRYVYSDYCGGWLRSFRLGTNGQATDPLLLVEERAGAVTSLGEDARGEIYATLLDGRVLRLTLKK
- a CDS encoding Rrf2 family transcriptional regulator, with the translated sequence MILSKTAVYALKATLYLAEQAYGEPVRVDDISAALDVPRNYLSKILHVLARGNVLDSTRGPKGDFHLARRPEEMTLEDVIEHFDHLVSGSACLLGRSECSDTNPCAAHDRWKSTSVAVRTFFRETTVANLAHTGVLPA